Below is a genomic region from Virgibacillus dokdonensis.
AAACGTTGGCGCATTCCTAATGAATACTTCCCTACTTTTTCGTGAATGGCTTTTTCAAGCCCCATTAATTCAATTACTTCTTGCATACGTTCTTTCGTTACTCTTGGCATCATACGGGCATAATGTTTTACGTTTTGCCATCCACTCATGAATGGGTACATTTCTGGGTTTTCCACAATAGCTCCAACTTCGTTAATAGCGTCTTTGAAATTTGTTTTGGAACTTTTCCCTTGAATGAGTACATCACCTTCTGTAATGCTAATTAAACCGACGATCATACGTATTGTTGTCGTTTTCCCAGCGCCATTTGGTCCAATGAAACCAAATACTTCTCCAGGTTCAATCGATAAGGAAAGGTCTTTAATAATTTCCTTTTTGCCGATGGTTTTTTTCAAATGAACTAATTCTAATGCTGCGCTTGTCATTATGTTACCTCCATAGTTGTTAGGTTGTTCGAATAAGATTCCTATTTTGCCGTTTTGGTTTGAAAATAGTGAGCACTATCGCCGATAAGCATGCCGCAACAAAACCAGATGTAATAAGCGCTTTTTTCATGACTTCACCTCCTTGGCTTATGTATTTCTACTAAGATTTTTTGACTGTCTAGGAAATTACTTAATTTTGCATCTGTGGATAAACTTACTAAGTTATTTAGCCACGTCCGGCTCCAGCGCCCAGCAACTAGGCGACTTCACGAAATCGCCCTACGATAAGTCATCATCGGTTCGTTCTAAATAGGAAGGCCGACTAAAGACGGGCTTGTCGGAGGGCGCCGGCATACTCCTGTTGCAGGAGCATGATTCCTAAAACTTTAGTTGATTCGTTCCAGTCGCTACGTTGCTAAACGGGCGCCCCGAGCCTTTGTTCCTTCATCATTCACGACTAGGGGCTATAGTTATGATTGTATACTTGTTATACATAGGAAGTAACAGGCTAAAGAAATAATATGGAGTACGACTTAAGGCGTATTTATGTCTAAAACAATTTGCTATTTGTCGTAAATAGGGGATTAAACAACTTGGTGAGAGCAAAGTTTTATGGGGAAAGCCTTTGTTTTTCAGTACTTTAAGTCTTATAGTGAAAAAAGCTTGCAGGAAAACAAATCGTGTTTTCTGCAAGCTTGAACAAATTACGCTTGTTTATAAAGCGAATCTTCAATCAGTGGAGTTTTTTTCATTTCCTATCAATAGGTAGTACATATCTAAGGGTCTGATTCAAAGGGGGTTTAAATGATTGTGATGTATAAGGCAATCCCTTGTTTACCAGACAGTTCGTGGATGCTTTTTACCAAAGTTCCTCAGACTGTGAGCAATGAAAAATTGGGCGGTGTAATACGTAATCATAACGAATATATGTTCATTGTTAATTGGCGAAACAAACATGTTCCATGCCAAAATAGAGTCAGAAATAACGAATAGAATACTGCCAATACTAGCAAAAATATTTCCTGACATAATGGCAAACCATGCCATGCTAGCGATTGCCGTCATGTAAATGATTACAGGTATTACGAGGTAGGTGTTTTCTGAGCGTGCTACGGCCTGAATCAAGTCACTACCAATGATCCAAGCATAAATCCCTATAGGAATAACAGAGGCGACACGCCAAATGGAAAATTTCCATTGATAGATAAAGCCAGATAGATAGAATAAGTGTCCAATCAAAAAGGATGTGAGACCAACGATGAACCAGTGTATGGTTCCGTCCCCAATAGAGCAAAAAAATAGACCAATAAGAATGAGCCAATGTGATTTGGTTTTCTGCTTAGGCAGGGAGTAAAAAGCATAAAAAATAATGAGTGCCATTGGGATTAACTTGAAAAACAGTTTGAAAACAAGAGGTTCCTCCGGGATGATAAAAATATATAAAACACCCATTACTAGAATAAGGATAGGTAAACGATTTATTTGCAAAAAATCACCTTCTTTCAAATTAAGATAGCATTCAATGTAGATCGAGTATGATTCGTTTCATATGCAGGCTGATTAGCTTATTGTCTATGCAGTATAGTTGTATGGAAAGCATCTAAACTTGCTTATGATTCTATCATACAACAGAATTTTAGTGGAGCAAATGAAATGAAAGGATATGTCATATATCTTGCGTATAGACTGGTGTAAGGTTGCTATGCGATCAAAATTCTATTAAAAAGCTTTCCTTTTGAGCGTAGGAATAAAAGAGGGAAATAACCAACTAAAGAGTTAACGTATAAACCAAGCTTTTCTAATGATAAAACAGTGAAACCACGGGCACTTTTCCGTCTGGTTTCACTGTTCATGTTATTGAAGCTCTCTTTTAACGAAGCTTTTTAACAGTGATAGCTTGGTTTACCTTTGTATGTTTACAATCTTCAAATGCTTCGCCATCTACTAATTCTAGTTTGATAGCAGCTTCTAGCTTATCGGTATCTGGTCGTTTTTCTATAATAATAAAATCTGCTAACTGCATATCCTCCAATTTACTTACGGTACAAACTTGTTCGTATTGTGTTGAAGTACGAATTTGTCGCTGAGCTAAATAGTCCCCTCGCTTCATTTCTCCTTTTTGATTTTCTCCAACAGAAGCATCTAGAGCCTGATGGAAATGCTTTTTCAACTCTTTCATCTCATACTCTATTTCCTTTTTCTCCTGTTGAAGCACATAATAACGTCTGATTTCCTCTTCTGTAATTCCAATTGAATCTTCCATACCAACAGCTCCCTTATTAAAGAGTAATTTAAAATGGACATACGGTTTTTGTTAAAACGAATAAGTTGAGCCACTTGCTCTCAGTAGGATAGTTTATTACTTATATCTATGAGCTTGCTCGTGTGATTATGTGTTTTTGAAGGTTCATCATAACGCCACTTGTAAACGATTTAAAATTCATATATAATACAACTAAATCGGTTTAGTAAATCGATTTAGTTCAAAAGGAGAGGTGCTTTATGAAAAAAGTAACTATCACCGATGTAGCTACTTATGCTGGTGTTTCAAAAAGCACTGTGTCGCAATTTTTGAATAAACGTTTTGATTATATGAGTGTAAAAACGAAAGAGCGTGTAGACGCTGCAATCAAAGAATTAGGATATCAACCTAATATTATTGCTCGGAGTTTAAAGCAGAGATCCACGAAAACAATTGGTGTAATTGTTGCAAATATATTACATGATTTTTCTACGCGTGTTATCAGAGCGATTGAAGATTACTGTCATACAGAAGATTACCACGTCATTGTTTGTAATGCGGATGATAACCCAGAAAAAGAAAAGCGGTATATTGACATGCTTCGAGCTAAACAAGTGGACGGCATTATTTTATTTCCGACTAGTAAAAATAAAGCGTTCTACCAAGATTTAATGAAAGATGAGTACCCGTTTGTATTTATGGATCGTCTTGTTCCAGGTGTTGAAACAGATGCGGTTTTATTAAACAATCATCAGGCTGCTCAATTAGCTGTGGATCAATTCGTTGCTAATGGTTATCAAAAAATAGCTGTTCTGGCACCGCCATTGTTTGATCCGATAACGCCTCGATTAGAGCGAATAGAAGGGTATCAAGATAGCCTTGAAAAGAACTATATTCGTCCAAATCCTTTATATGCGATTAACAGTGCATTGGAAAAAGTGGAAGAACAAATTAAAAAACTGCTTCTTTTGCCAGATCCTCCTGAAGCAATACTTGCTTTAAACGATCGAGTGCTTTATCAATTGTTGCAATATGTAAAAGATCAGCAAATTCAAGTGCCCCAGCAATTAGCCATTATTGGCATTGATGATGTCACATTTGCTTCGCTCTACACGCCCTCATTAACTACGGTTGCACAGCCAGCATTTGATATGGGGAAGAAGGCTGCGGAGTTATTATTTGAACAATTTGATCATGGGGCGAGCAAAAAACAGGTGTATCGCTTTGCTCCTGAAATTATAATCAGAGAATCATGTGAGAGGAAGGGGAATGAAATATAGCAATGAGAAAAACACTAGATACGATTACCATGGAGGTAAGTAAAGTAATACAAGCGGTTGATTCAGATGAGGCAGTTGCGTTAGCAGAACAACTGAAACGAGCAAATTCCATTTTTGTAGCCGGTACTGGTCGATCAGGGTTGATTGGTAAAGCCTTTGCCATTCGTATGATGCACAGTGGATATTCTGTTTATGTTGTTGGGGAAACAATTACACCGAATATGGAAGCGGAGGATGTGTTGTTAATCATTTCTGGTTCTGGAAACACAGGAACATTAGCTTACTTTGCAGAAAAAGCTACGGCCATTGGCGCTACCATAGCATTAGTAACAACAAATAAGCAATCTGTCATTGCGCAATACAGTGATTGTATCGTAGAGATTCCCGCTGCCACCAAAAAGCGATTACCGAATGAGCCTGCTACAATCCAACCATTAGGAAGCCAATTTGATCAATCAGCACATGTAGTGTTAGATGCTGTTATTGCTCATGTGATTCAACAACAGCAATGGAATAATCCAAACCAAGTGTTAGCCAAGAAACACACAAATTTAGAATGAAAATAGGAGTGTACTTTCATGAAACCGATAGATATTATTAAAGCGACAAAAGTAGTAGCAGTGATCAGAAAAGCGAATGAAGAAAATATGGTTCCTATATTAAAAGCGTTATCTGCAGGAGGTGTGAAGGCTGTTGAAATTACAGCGGAAACACCCAATGTTGCAAACATTATTGCAGTAGCAAAGGAAGCAATGGGTGAGGAGAGTTGTATTGGTGCTGGTACGGTTCTAGATTCGGAAACAGCTAGAGCAGTTATGCTAGCAGGAGCAGATTTTATCGTCTCTCCATCGTTGAGTATAGAAACGCTTAAGCTCACCAACCGCTACGGTATGCTATATATTCCAGGAGTGTTAACGCCTACCGAAATCGTGACTGCTTATGAGTATGGAGCAAGTATGGTAAAAATTTTCCCAGCGTCAACAGTCGGCCCTTCCTATATGAAAAATATTTTAGGACCACTTCCACATGTGGAGGCAATGGTTACAGGAGGGATAACGTTAGAGAATATGAATGATTATTTACAGCAAGGTGCGAAAGCTGTAGGTATTGGCAGTAACTTAGTGAATGTCACCAAGTTAACAACAGAAGCTGATTATGAGAAATTAGAGGAAGAAGCGAGATCGTATATTCAAGCCATAAGTTAAAGTTTTGTTTAATGGGATAAAGGTATGCAATAAAAACAATACTTTAAAGGAGTGTCTGTACATGACTCATCATAATAGTGGTAAACAGAT
It encodes:
- the hxlB gene encoding 6-phospho-3-hexuloisomerase, with the translated sequence MRKTLDTITMEVSKVIQAVDSDEAVALAEQLKRANSIFVAGTGRSGLIGKAFAIRMMHSGYSVYVVGETITPNMEAEDVLLIISGSGNTGTLAYFAEKATAIGATIALVTTNKQSVIAQYSDCIVEIPAATKKRLPNEPATIQPLGSQFDQSAHVVLDAVIAHVIQQQQWNNPNQVLAKKHTNLE
- a CDS encoding LacI family DNA-binding transcriptional regulator, yielding MKKVTITDVATYAGVSKSTVSQFLNKRFDYMSVKTKERVDAAIKELGYQPNIIARSLKQRSTKTIGVIVANILHDFSTRVIRAIEDYCHTEDYHVIVCNADDNPEKEKRYIDMLRAKQVDGIILFPTSKNKAFYQDLMKDEYPFVFMDRLVPGVETDAVLLNNHQAAQLAVDQFVANGYQKIAVLAPPLFDPITPRLERIEGYQDSLEKNYIRPNPLYAINSALEKVEEQIKKLLLLPDPPEAILALNDRVLYQLLQYVKDQQIQVPQQLAIIGIDDVTFASLYTPSLTTVAQPAFDMGKKAAELLFEQFDHGASKKQVYRFAPEIIIRESCERKGNEI
- a CDS encoding lysoplasmalogenase; its protein translation is MQINRLPILILVMGVLYIFIIPEEPLVFKLFFKLIPMALIIFYAFYSLPKQKTKSHWLILIGLFFCSIGDGTIHWFIVGLTSFLIGHLFYLSGFIYQWKFSIWRVASVIPIGIYAWIIGSDLIQAVARSENTYLVIPVIIYMTAIASMAWFAIMSGNIFASIGSILFVISDSILAWNMFVSPINNEHIFVMITYYTAQFFIAHSLRNFGKKHPRTVW
- a CDS encoding bifunctional 4-hydroxy-2-oxoglutarate aldolase/2-dehydro-3-deoxy-phosphogluconate aldolase, with amino-acid sequence MKPIDIIKATKVVAVIRKANEENMVPILKALSAGGVKAVEITAETPNVANIIAVAKEAMGEESCIGAGTVLDSETARAVMLAGADFIVSPSLSIETLKLTNRYGMLYIPGVLTPTEIVTAYEYGASMVKIFPASTVGPSYMKNILGPLPHVEAMVTGGITLENMNDYLQQGAKAVGIGSNLVNVTKLTTEADYEKLEEEARSYIQAIS